Genomic window (Cryptococcus deuterogattii R265 chromosome 7, complete sequence):
GCAGGAGTGGCAGCGGGGATACCTTTGGCTGGCGGGTTTTGCATGGGAGCGTTGGGAATATGGAGTGTAGACGGCCGCGAGGGTGGGGCAGGAGTCGCCAAGTAACtgctactactactactactattGATGCTCACGGATGGTTGCTCCGGCGCGACAAGTGTTCCGTCTGGATGGCGTGCAGCGTTGGGAGGCAGAGGGTCCGAGGGGGATTCTGTCGCTGCTGGAGGGTTCATGTTGGATAAATGGGATAATGTAGAAAAGCAACAAGACGAAatgttgttgatgatgccGGCAATGCGTTGAAACCGCGcaatcatcattttctCCGCAAAATCAACTCGTCATTCACGTCGCCGCGCAGCAAGACTTGATATTTCTCAGTATAAGACAACACCATGCATTGTAAAGCAGAGCAGAACCTCCAAAACCCATCGGCATAATGGTCTATATGTAGATATATATCCAAGATCACaaaaagagagacaagAAAAATATGTATGATAACGCATCTAGATGGCACCCTCTCGGATTCGAGCGCTGTAGTACCTGACCATCTCTGCAGAAAAAGACATTAGCACAGACTTGGACAAATTGGCAAATGCACACTCACCCTCAACACCCTGCCTGACGTTCCACCTAGGCTGCCACTGGAGAGTCTCCTTGGCACGAGTGGTGTCGGGCCTTCGTCGCTGGGGGTCGTCAATGGGGATCTCCTTGTGGATAATGTTGACCCTCTTGGCAAGAGGgttgccttcctccttctggacCTTCTCGACAATGTCCTACAAGACAGTTAGCGCGCGTGCGGTCCGGTGAAGAAAATGTAAGCTTACCCTGACAGCCTCGGCAAACTCGAGGATGGTAAACTCATCATGGTTACCAATGTTGACAGGTCGGGTGTCGGGACCATTCATCAACAAGATAAGACCATCAATCAAGTCGTGGACGTATTGGAAGGATCGGGTCTGAGAACCGTCACCGTAGACGGTCATGTCCTCACCCTTGAGGGCCTGGATGATAAAGTTGGAAACAACTCGGCCGTCAAAGGGGTTCATTCGGGGACCGAAAGTGTTGAAGATACGGGCGACACGAACGTCAACTCCGTCCTTTCGGTGGTAACCATAGGTCAAGGTCTCAGCGACACGCTTGCCCTCATCGTAACAGGCTCGGGGACCGATACAGTTGACGTGACCCCAGTAGTCCTCTCGCTGAGGGTGCTCCTCGGGGTCACCGTAGACCTCAGAGGTAGAAGTGATGAGGAATCGGGCGCCAGTTCGCTTGGCGAGACCAAGCATGTTGAGGGTACCCTCAAAGGAGGTCTTCAAGGTCTTGACGGCGTTGATCTGGTAGTGAGGGGGGGAAGCAGGGCAGGCAAGGTGGTAGATCTCTGCAAGAATCTTAGTAATATTCTCAAGCATAAAATACTACAAAGACTTACGGTCAACCTCAATCAAGAAGGGCTCGACGACATCGTGTCGAACCATCTCAAAGTTGGGGTGACCGACCCAGTGGGAGACCTGGATTTTGTCAGCTGCGATGCGTTGGAAGCAACTAACCGGATAGACTTACAGTAGTCCTGCTACCGGTGAAGAAGTTGTCGAGGACGGTGACCTCGTGGCCGAGAAGCATGAGACGGTCAACCAAGTGGGAACCGACGAAACCGGCACCACCAGTAACTTTACATCACCATTAGCATCATACCTGCTAGATACCCAATCGACGACTTACCCAAGATCCTCTTTCGCTCGTGGTTGGGGAGGAGCTTGACAGGGGGGAACTTGTTGACAGTAGAGTACTGGATGGTGTTGGTGTTGTGGTCATAGGTGGTCTCGGTGGAGAAGTCCTTCTGGGGAGCGTCAAGAGAGACCTTGACATCACCGCCCTCCTTAATGTAGGCAGGGGACTGTAAACAACACGTTAGTTTCAGGCACCCGATTTGGCAGATACAGATCGCGTTCGCTGAAAAGGGCAAAATCTTTTTTTACGCGCCGCATTGTATCAAAAGATGGATCCAAAGAAAACCGATCAAGATTTTCTAACACGACAAACGTCTCGATGCTTGACTGTGCAGCAGTGCCAAGATGATTGGGCTTACACGCGATACGCATGTATCCATTAGGGAatcaaaggaaaaatggCGAGCTCCAGGTACTTGCAGCTCTCGTTGTATCTGCTCTTGCCAGGGCAAAATAAGGAATGAGCAAGGCAAGGCACAAGAGGGCTACCTGGAAATTATCCACAGATACTACAAAGAAAGCAAGAACGCGAACAAGAGTCCTACCACCTTTTCACACTATATTCTACCCGACCCAAGGCACAAAGGTACGTTTACTCACAAGGTACAAGCTCCTAAGAGTCTCGATGTCGACGGTAGAGTCGAAACCGAATCGGTTGCAACCAACATGGGTGATAGTCTCCTGAAGCCAGTGGTCAGTAAGAACGCTCTCAGGATGGAGAATGAGCTGGGGCAGGGGCGAGAGGATTGCGAAGGGTGTGGATGGGTatggatgagaaggagaactCACAGACTTTTCGGAGCTCATTTCGTAGGATGTATGTTGGAGtggaagtgaggaagaagaagaagaagatgaaatggagaagatataGCGTTTGGGTTGGTGCTCGCATCTGGTGGTGCTGCCCTCTTATGCGTGCCTGGGAACCTTAACTTCCTGGCCGCCCCGGCTCGCCCGCTAGACTAGAGACGCGCCTAGATCCCTGAACGCGTCGGGAAATCACGGCGAATGCATGTGGCGACAGAAACGCGTATCAATTCCTTTTTAATATTCTGTACGCTTGTTAATAACATCAGACTCAAATCACGCGCCATAACGTAGTAGCGCGACGCGCCAATATTACCTTCCTGGGTCAGGAACACAACAACCATCGACAGCACTTCgtcaccctcttccatccttctttccccgTCTGCCATTCTACATCTATCCGATAATGTCTGCCGACAAGGAAACTACCGCTGCCACTGCTGAGACCGCTTCTGTTGAGGCCTCTGGCCCCGCTGCCACCGTCGTCAAGGAGGCGGAGGTCGGTGAGAAGCGAAAggccgaggaggaagctcCAGAGGGCGACGCTGAGAAGAAGTacgcttcttccttgccgaATGGACATGACACGGATAGTTGACTCTGATACTTAGGGTCAAGACCGATGAGGCTGCCgacaagaagggcaaggggaagagcaCTGAAGAGCCCGAGCCTGAGGCTGAGGGTGGAGCTGCGGCTGAAGCTGATCTCGAGGAGGACGACTTGGACAACCTTATCGTCACCGGCAagaggaacaggaagaaggttgacTACTCCAAGGTATGTTGAATACAATCTGCGATAATATGGGTGTACGGATGCTGACGCAACTGGTGATGCAAAGGCTGAGGCATGGAAGGCAGCTGACCTCGACCCTGATGCGcccgaggatgaagaggacgaggaggacgaggatgtCGATGCCCCCGAGTCTCCtgacgacgatgaagagtgTGAGTCATGCTCTCAAACACCCCAGAAATAATACTGATCAGTATCACGCAGTcaatgaggaggatgctgccgctgccgcccccgaagaggatgatgaggacgaggatgaggatgaagagaagtaGACAAATCGTTTGCGATGAAAGTAAAAGCTCTCATGACCTCGATGGTCTCAACAATATAAGAAATGCGCGCGGATTATACGAAGATTGCCTATGCATATATGCACAACTGTCTACCTTAATGGGCATCActgattcttcttctcgcttcttcctctctagTCCGGAAGAACGACAACTCGCTCTGCAACCTCGGATGTGTTGTCTGCCCCGGTCCAGAGACCAGCTCGTGCATGACGATCTCATAGATGGAGGACAGGAATGAGTGCCTTTCAGCCGAAGACTTAATCTTGAGCGATTGCAAATGTGTCAGTCGAACCAGCTCGGCACGAAGTCGCGCCATACTATATACTCGTCGTCAGTTTTGCGCCTATCATTCATCTATCAACGAATCCGGGCTTACCTAGAGAACAACATTGCCTCGTCTGCCTCTTCACTCAAGGCCGTCACGCAAGTGTACAGCCCCGCATACCGACTTGCAACCTGTCTCACTGCTCCATCCTTGACACTTTTACCGATAAAGCCCGCcagtccttttccttccgCATCGTCGGCGAGTTTTTTTAGGCTCTCAATGTGCTGATCCATCTCCTTTCTGAATATCGGCCACATGGCAAGCTTTTGTCCAGTGAGGTACGGGATAAGAGGAAGGGTACCTCGGGCATCACACGTTGCCAACAAATGATCGTTCAGTCGGATAATGGTGAGTAACGGTATAGGCGGTGGAGGAACATCGAGCATCGAATGGAAGAAACTGGTACAGTAGTCAAGAGCCGGATCAAACACCTCATGCCATATGCGCTCCGCATCTTTCAGCCATTCATTGGATTCATTGACCCCAACCCTCTTTCTGGCCGCCTGGTTTTGGCCGGCTGCTTCAGATGGTAGATcggcagaagatgatgggcTGGGCGAGTCGAGAGGTGTGGATTCGTGGGATCGGAAGGATTTAAGTTCCGCAATACGGTGGGACGGCCgtgagaagaagcgaaCGATGAACGTGAATTCCGCCGACGCATTGTCCATCAGAACAAGGCTCAGTGATCTGAACAATGCCTCAACAGGTAATCGCTGTTTTCCCGTCCATTAGTGTCTGCAACCCAAGGGGACGCTCTTTTACAGATCTGTCAAAACGTACTAATTCCTTGTCGTCGACCATATAGGCCAAAACCACCGCCCCCTCATCGACTTCAGCAAACTTTAGTCTCTCATACGCCTGTTTCATTCCTTCCTGCGTTCCACTCAAAACCGCTGCTGCAGCCTCACTAGATACCACTCCTATCAAGtcgttcttctccactGTCCTAGCTCTGATTTGACCTAGCGCTCGAGCATACCGGCGGAAACCGGTCTCGTAATACGCTCTGGCTGCGTTGACATAACCCCTCTCGACTTGCTTGGCCAACCTTGGGGCCTGTTTCAAGAGGAATGCGTAAAAGGGTTGGTATTTGAGCAGTACACCAGTTTGCAGCACACCCATATTGGTTGACAGTCCTTTGGATGCCGACTTGAGAGGTTTGATGAGGGAGAGCAGAAACGGCGGAAGGACATGAAGAGCTTTGATTGTGAGACCCTCTATAATCGGTTCGACTTCTTTCACAGCTCGCACCTTGCTCCGGGCTTTGACTGCAGTGATCTTCTCATCGAGCTGTGTGATGGCCGAGAGCCAGATATCGGCGTtttgggaaggaagggtaTCGCGAAGGGTAAGGACGAGGGAAGGGGGAAGCGTTATATCACTAAGCAGGGAGTTGAGAGCGGGTATGACTGCCTGTTGATCAAGTTAGAGAGAGATAGACACCGGTCACGAATAAAGATGGAACTTGCCTTGCGCCCTTTGAGCTGGCTCTCAATGTCTGAACTCTTCTGCTGAAGCTCCGAGATTTGTCCAGAGACCGCCGAGAGGTCAGTTTGGAAAGTCGATAGATATGATTCCAGAGAATGTAGCAGCTCATTACTTGACTAGTCTTGAAACGTCAGCAAATACAACATTGTTACCCGGCAGCGTCTCTCATGTACCTTGATGGATTGCTCGAGCTCGATGTAATCGTTCCGCTTCCGCAAGACTACTGCGTTAGTATACATCTATTACTTGTATACCTACAGTTCTTTCTGTCTTGctcctcgtcttctggATCCAGAGCCAGCTCTCGCTCGAATGCAGTGTCGAATTCGGGGTCAGGTGTAGCTAGTCTTGAGGGACCGGCTCCTGGTGTCTCGAGGGGGACGTGGTGTGGGGGAGTGGCAGGACGTGTCTGGGCGTCACGGGCGCCAGCTTCCTCTGTAGTGGGCGAAGCAGGCATTTGATATTTGAGTATGAAGTAGAGATATAATTGATTCACGCATGCATAACAACAACAGACAGGTGCAAGGCGGACAGGGGATCTGCCGCGTCACTCGTTACGTTCGCGTTCGTTAATTGTTGTTCgcccttctctcctctttcatcgAGACTCTTCCCACCAAAACAGCCATGTCAGAGCTATTCAAGGACATCCCAGAGTTTGTAGAGGTGAGTATGCCCATGGAGAGACACTAGCTTACCCATAGACCGACATCGGAGAGAGTCTTGCAGCCAGAACAGAAACCCTTGGTACGTCTTGCATGTCCTGTCCATCCGACCGTTACCTGACACCTTGTGCAGGCACTTTCAGAGAACTAGGCCCTCCAGACTTGTGCCATGTTGTGAAAGTTTATGGAAAACCGCCGACTCAACGAGAGGTAAGCTGCATGTGGATAAGGCATTCGCTGACCAAATACATAGATCGGGTCCTATCACTACTGGTTCGCCAACTCTTTTTGTCTGTCTGACCCACACTAACATTTGGATAGCTCTGGCGTAGAGGCTTCAACTTCTGCATCACTCGCCGCCTATCTCAACTCTCTGCAGTTCTCAGTGGAAGATTCGTCTGCATGGTTTGGGAAGGGGTCGGCATGGAAAGTTCGAAGTGGGACATATTGGTAAATCCtgttcatcttctacgGCTGTCCGTCGAAATTTGGCTGATCTGGGGATGAAGCTGCTTCAACGCCTTTTCGCGAGTAGATATGCGGGTGGAAGCCAATATTCCCGGTGGTGTTGACGCATTTGTGGTGGATCTTCACGGTCAAAGGTAGGTTTCCAGCGCCTTGTTTATGTGCTGACCTAGTAGACACCCTGCGACCCCCGAGCTCTGGCAAGAGACGTACCTGTCTGCAATTCTGCGTGCCATTAGATATGCAGACGACGCTTCTTATAGATTGGCAGGATATAGAAAGCTGGATCCGATCACAACgccagaagcagaggaaagaTTTCTTAAAGCCGCTGAAGCGCTGTTTTTCAAAGGTGTCGTACGCGCAGCTGTTGGACAAGAGTGAAGCTAACACCCAGCACAGGCTGGCAGCTTGGATCAGATCCCGAAATACAGGTCGCCACAGTTGTCACCAACCACCTTACCTCTGCCATTCTAAAGTACTTTTCCGACTCTTTCAGGCTTGATCGTGCCGCCAACCTCtttgaaaggatgatggacaAGGAGCCAGAGGTGGCCGCTCTCGTGGCGAAGAGTTACATTGGCATGAGCAAGTAATAAATAATCTCAGATGTTGAAAATACTGATTTGCTTGCAGACGAGGAGATCAAAGCTGTCAAGATTATGAACGCCGCCCTTACCGCCAATCCTCGGTCCTATCCCATCCTTCATGCGCAAGTCGATTTTCTCCTCTCGAAACACAAGTACGAATGGGCCCAGCAGGTCGCTCAGCAGGCGGTCAATTCCGCACCCAGCGAATTCATGACCTGGGCCAAACTCACTGAGACGTACATTGAGTTGGGGCAACTCGACCAGGCTTTGTTGACGCTCAACTCATGCCCAATGTTCACTTATAACGAAAGAGATCTTCATCGGATGCCTACCCCTGCAAAGTCTAATATGCCGATCAAGAAGTTCATCGCAGATTCCAAtttggtggatgaagattcATCAAGAGAAAATGAGGTGCGCTGCAACTTTTCTGccattcttccaactcttgcGCTGATCCAGTTGACAGGCCGATATCGCTCTCCTCCGTCTCCCCGCTCCCAACCTCCGCGGCACGTTTGCCAAAGCGTACTCCCTCCTTACTCTCCTTGTCTCTAAGATTGGCTGGGATGAGCTTCTCAAGATCAGATCCTCCGTTTTCGtcatggaagaggagtatCGTCTGCACAAAACGAATGTCTCTGTCGACATGAATGGAGAAGCTGGTGACGGTGCGTCCCTCACGGGCTTGAAGAGGACCTCGTCCGAAGGAGTCAACACTCCCAGCGACATACCTACCATCAGGATATCGAGCGAGTCGATGCGAACGCCCAATACGGCCTCAGGAACAGGGTTCAGCAAAAAGCCAGGTACTCGCAAGCCCGCTCTGGAGAAGCCCGAAACAGCACAAGCGAATGAAGATCCGAATTCGCCtttggggatgaagagtgaAGGAGTGCAGCCCGTTTCGGCATTCTCACATAAGCGACTATGTGAGAGATGGTTAGGTGCGTATTTCTATATCACATTAAACCGATGTTAGCTGACATTCTTTCTAGATAACCTCTTTTTGTGAGGAATAATCAAAGGCTGTCTCATATTTCAAAGCTAACATGCAATACTCAGGGTTCTTTATGAAGACTTGAGAGTCTACACCATCTGGAGAGCAGAGATATCTCATTTCAAAACCCAACACATGTCTTACCGAAAAACTGGTACCGAGGTATGCAAACTTATGATCTCTAGGGGAGAGGGACTTTTTGACTGACGGTGGCAAAGTGGGAGATCCTTGGTGAACTGGCCTCACGTTTGCATCACAAAGAAGAGGCTAAAGAAGCGTACCAACGCTGTCTCGAATCCAAATTCAGCGCAAAGGCCCTTATGAAGCTTCTTGAAACGTATGCAAACGAAGGCGACCTCCAAAAGACCTTGACAGCAGCTGTGAGGCTGACAACCTATCATCACCGGTAAGGGCGAATCGTTCATAAGGTAGTAGACGTGGTTTCTAATCAAGTGTGTGTATAGATGGTATATGGACGCATCATACCCGTCGATGGTTGCGCATTATTTGTACAAGGTGGGACTCATACATGGGCACGCCAAAATACAATACACAATGCTCAGTATGGTAGGTcgatctttttttttccagGTTCTTACAGCAAAAGGGCTAAACAAGCAATGGCAGAACCTGCCGGTCGGGATCTTTGAAATAATGCAAGGCTATATGAAATACGGGGCGACGTTCAATGTAAGTTTTCCATCAGATGAGAATGCTCCTCCATTGCTGACCGGTTGCGACAGGTCGAGGGTTCAGAATTCTAGAAAAATATATATAGCATCAGTTCAAGATGCAACAATTTACTGTACTATAATTAAATACTACGGCCAGACATTGTATTTGTGTAGAGGGACCA
Coding sequences:
- a CDS encoding ChAPs family protein; its protein translation is MSELFKDIPEFVETDIGESLAARTETLGTFRELGPPDLCHVVKVYGKPPTQREIGSYHYCSGVEASTSASLAAYLNSLQFSVEDSSAWFGKGSAWKVRSGTYCCFNAFSRVDMRVEANIPGGVDAFVVDLHGQRHPATPELWQETYLSAILRAIRYADDASYRLAGYRKLDPITTPEAEERFLKAAEALFFKGWQLGSDPEIQVATVVTNHLTSAILKYFSDSFRLDRAANLFERMMDKEPEVAALVAKSYIGMNEEIKAVKIMNAALTANPRSYPILHAQVDFLLSKHKYEWAQQVAQQAVNSAPSEFMTWAKLTETYIELGQLDQALLTLNSCPMFTYNERDLHRMPTPAKSNMPIKKFIADSNLVDEDSSRENEADIALLRLPAPNLRGTFAKAYSLLTLLVSKIGWDELLKIRSSVFVMEEEYRLHKTNVSVDMNGEAGDGASLTGLKRTSSEGVNTPSDIPTIRISSESMRTPNTASGTGFSKKPGTRKPALEKPETAQANEDPNSPLGMKSEGVQPVSAFSHKRLCERWLDNLFLVLYEDLRVYTIWRAEISHFKTQHMSYRKTGTEWEILGELASRLHHKEEAKEAYQRCLESKFSAKALMKLLETYANEGDLQKTLTAAVRLTTYHHRWYMDASYPSMVAHYLYKVGLIHGHAKIQYTMLSMNLPVGIFEIMQGYMKYGATFNVEGSEF
- a CDS encoding UDP-glucuronate decarboxylase; amino-acid sequence: MSSEKSVSSPSHPYPSTPFAILSPLPQLILHPESVLTDHWLQETITHVGCNRFGFDSTVDIETLRSLYLSPAYIKEGGDVKVSLDAPQKDFSTETTYDHNTNTIQYSTVNKFPPVKLLPNHERKRILVTGGAGFVGSHLVDRLMLLGHEVTVLDNFFTGSRTTVSHWVGHPNFEMVRHDVVEPFLIEVDQIYHLACPASPPHYQINAVKTLKTSFEGTLNMLGLAKRTGARFLITSTSEVYGDPEEHPQREDYWGHVNCIGPRACYDEGKRVAETLTYGYHRKDGVDVRVARIFNTFGPRMNPFDGRVVSNFIIQALKGEDMTVYGDGSQTRSFQYVHDLIDGLILLMNGPDTRPVNIGNHDEFTILEFAEAVRDIVEKVQKEEGNPLAKRVNIIHKEIPIDDPQRRRPDTTRAKETLQWQPRWNVRQGVEEMVRYYSARIREGAI